In Actinoplanes lobatus, the DNA window ATACGGGGACGCATCGGGTGCTCCGGTCTCTGATGTGGGGATGTCCGAGATGAGCGTCGATCCGCTGAATGTTAGCGATCACTTGGAACCTGTCAAGGTTTCTCGTGCGTTTCACGCAAGCGCTTACGTAAAGACTACTACCTATGGAAGTGTGGCGTTGACGTGCGGATGACCCGCGTGCAAAGCTGCCGAAACTATCGAGTGCCATCAATCGCAGCTCAGGCTGCGTATGAAACGTTTTAGCGGGAGGCTTCAATGTCGGTCAGCAGGCGCGCACTCCTGCGCGGCGGTATCGCCGGACTAACCCTGGCCGGGCTCGGCGGATGCGGCGACGACGGCGGGAGCGGCGGGAAGAAGACGCTGCGGTTCGCCTGGTGGGGCAGCGAGGAGCGGGCCAAGCTCACCCAGCAGGTCGTCGACCTGTACGTGAGCAAGCACCCGGACGTCGAGATCAAGACGACGTACGCCGCCTACGACCCGTACTTCCAGAAGCTGGCCACCGAGATGAGCGGCGGCAACGCCCCGGACGTGCTCCAGATGGGCGACCGCTACCTGCGCGAGTACGCCGACCGCAACACCCTGCTCGACCTCACCCCGCACCTGGGCAGCAAGATCCAGACCGCGGATCTGGAGCAGAAGCTGTTCCCGGCCGGCAACCTCGGCGCCCAGACGTTCGGCCTGCCGATGGGCCAGACCACCCACGTGCTCCAGTACGACGCCAAGCGCTGGGAGGAGGCCGGGGCGAAACTGCCGGCCGACGGCTGGACCTGGACCGACCTGAAGGACGCCGCGTCCAAGGTGTCCGCGAAGTTCGGCCCGAAGGTGAGCGGCCTGAGCGACCCGTTCGGCATCGAGGACTGGTTCGGCGACTGGCTGCGCCAGCAGGGCAAGGATCTCTACACCGCGGACGGCAAGCTCGGCTACACCGAGGCCGAGATCGTCGCCTGGTGGAAGCTGGGCGAGGAGTTCCGCGCCGCCAAGGCCCTGACCCCGCCGGAGGTCACCGCCAACACCACGCTCACCCCGTTCCCGCGCAAGGAGTCGACCGCCGAGTTCTGCCCGGACAGCACGGTCGGCATGACCTCCTGGGACACCTACGGCAGCGAGTTCGCCCTCTCGCACTTCCCGACCGCGGGCAACGGCATCGGCCAGTTCACCCAGCCGCCGATGATGCTCAGCGTCGCGAAGCGCACCGAGAACCAGGACGCCGCGCTCGCGTTCGTCGACTTCTTCCTCAACGACCCGGAGGCCGGCGCCATCCTCGGCATGGCCCGCGGCCTGCCCGCCAACCTCAAGATCCGCGAGACGCTGGCGTCGACGCTGACCGACGAGTGGAAGGCCGTCGCCGCCTACGAGGCGAAGGTGTCGCCGCAGCTCCTGCCGGCTCCCCCGCCGCCGCCGAAGGGCGCCGGCGTGGTGAAGACCCAGTTCCAGCGGATCTACGACGACGTCATGCACGGCAAGGCCAAGCCGGAGGAGGCCGCGCCGCGCCTGATGAGCGAGATCCAGCAGGCCCTGGGCGCATGACCACCGTGCTCGAGCGACCACGCACCAGGGTCAAGACCAGATCAAAACCTGTGCGACGGTACGGGGAAAGGCCGTCGATCGCCTACCTGTTCCTCTCGCCGTGGGTCGTCGGGGCGGTGTTCCTGACCGCCGGCCCGATGGTGTGGCTGCTCTACCTGTCGTTCACCGACTACGACCTGTTCACCGCCCCGCGGTGGGTGGGCCTGGACAACTACGTCCGGATGCTCACGGTCGACCCGCACTTCTGGAACGCGGTCTGGGCCACCACCAAGTTCGTGGTCATCTCGGTGCCCGCCCAGCTGATCGCCGCCCTCGGTGTGGCCATGCTGATCAACCGCCGGAGCCGGGCGCAGGGCTTCTACCGGTCGGCCTTCTACGCCCCGTCACTGCTCGGCGCGAGCGTGAGCGTGGCCCTGGTCTGGCGGGTGATCTTCCACGACTGGATCGGCCATCCGGACCGGGCCCTGCTCGCGCTGGTCCTGCTCGCGGTGTGGCAGTTCGGCGCCCCGATGGTGATCTTCCTGGCCGGGTTGCAGCAGATCCCGCAGGAGTACTACGACGCCGCCGCGGTGGACGGCGCCGGCCCGTGGCGGACCTTCCTGAGGATCACCGTGCCGATGCTGTCGCCGGTCATCTTCTTCAACCTGGTGCTCGACACGATCCGCGCCTTCCAGGTGTTCACTGGCGCCTACGTGGTCAGCAACGGCACCGGCGGTCCCAGCGACTCGACCCTGTTCTACACGCTCTACCTCTACGAGAAGGGGTTCGTGGAGTTCAAGATGGGCTACGCCTCGGCCATGTCCTGGTTCCTGCTCCTGGTCATCGCCCTGATCACGGCGCTGCTCTTCCGTACCGCCAAGGGTTGGGTCTTCTACAGCGGGGACGAGTCGTGAGCCGGCGGCTGTGGCACCCGGCCGTGATCCTGCTGCTGATCCCGCTGCTGTACCCGATCGTCTGGCTGGCGTTCGCGTCGTTCAAGTCGGGTTCGGAGATCGTGCAGAGCCTCGCGCTGCTGCCCGAGGAGTGGATCCTGGACAACTACCGGGCACTCGGCGACGACCTGGCCGGGGTGCCGGCGTGGACGTTCTTCGTCAACTCGACGATCGTGGCGGCGAGTTGCGCGATCGCCAACGTCGCCAGCTGCTCGCTCGCCGCCTACGCCTTCGCCCGGCTGCGGTTCCGGCTGCGTACGCCGCTGTTCGCCTTCACGCTCGCCACGATCATGCTGCCGGTGCACATCGTGACGATCCCGCAGTACTCGCTGTTCCAGAAACTCGGGATGGTCGACACGTTCTGGCCGCTGATCCTGCCGAAACTGCTGGCCACCGACGCGTTCTTCATCTTCCTGATGGTCCAGTTCATGCGGACGATCCCGCGTGAAC includes these proteins:
- a CDS encoding ABC transporter substrate-binding protein codes for the protein MSVSRRALLRGGIAGLTLAGLGGCGDDGGSGGKKTLRFAWWGSEERAKLTQQVVDLYVSKHPDVEIKTTYAAYDPYFQKLATEMSGGNAPDVLQMGDRYLREYADRNTLLDLTPHLGSKIQTADLEQKLFPAGNLGAQTFGLPMGQTTHVLQYDAKRWEEAGAKLPADGWTWTDLKDAASKVSAKFGPKVSGLSDPFGIEDWFGDWLRQQGKDLYTADGKLGYTEAEIVAWWKLGEEFRAAKALTPPEVTANTTLTPFPRKESTAEFCPDSTVGMTSWDTYGSEFALSHFPTAGNGIGQFTQPPMMLSVAKRTENQDAALAFVDFFLNDPEAGAILGMARGLPANLKIRETLASTLTDEWKAVAAYEAKVSPQLLPAPPPPPKGAGVVKTQFQRIYDDVMHGKAKPEEAAPRLMSEIQQALGA
- a CDS encoding carbohydrate ABC transporter permease, whose protein sequence is MTTVLERPRTRVKTRSKPVRRYGERPSIAYLFLSPWVVGAVFLTAGPMVWLLYLSFTDYDLFTAPRWVGLDNYVRMLTVDPHFWNAVWATTKFVVISVPAQLIAALGVAMLINRRSRAQGFYRSAFYAPSLLGASVSVALVWRVIFHDWIGHPDRALLALVLLAVWQFGAPMVIFLAGLQQIPQEYYDAAAVDGAGPWRTFLRITVPMLSPVIFFNLVLDTIRAFQVFTGAYVVSNGTGGPSDSTLFYTLYLYEKGFVEFKMGYASAMSWFLLLVIALITALLFRTAKGWVFYSGDES
- a CDS encoding carbohydrate ABC transporter permease, with translation MSRRLWHPAVILLLIPLLYPIVWLAFASFKSGSEIVQSLALLPEEWILDNYRALGDDLAGVPAWTFFVNSTIVAASCAIANVASCSLAAYAFARLRFRLRTPLFAFTLATIMLPVHIVTIPQYSLFQKLGMVDTFWPLILPKLLATDAFFIFLMVQFMRTIPRELDEAARLDGCGSIRIFSSVVLPLVRPALVTTAIFTFIWTWNDFFTQLIYLSSPENLTLPLALRLFIDTTDYNAFGPMLALSALAIVPILLFFAAFQRLLVEGFATSGLKG